The proteins below come from a single Pseudarthrobacter sp. SSS035 genomic window:
- a CDS encoding acetyl-CoA C-acyltransferase has translation MAEAFLIGGARTPVGRYGGALSSVRPDDLAALTVRAAVERAGIDPATVDEIILGNANGAGEENRNVARMAWLLNGYPDSVPGITVNRLCASGLSAIIMASHMVKAGAADIVVAGGVESMSRAPWVMEKPATAFAKPGAVFDTSIGWRFTNPAFLSGPHSRDGKAALSMPETAEEVARVFGTSRDDCDAFAVRSHERALAAIEAGRFAGEIVPVSVAGRKGAVTFVDTDEGPRAGTTLDVLAGLRPVVKGGSVVTAGNASTLNDGASAIIVASEAAVQKYGLTPRARILQGNSAGVSPEIMGIGPVPATRKVLERAGLSVSDLGAVELNEAFASQSLAVMRELKLEEDIVNSDGGAIALGHPLGSSGSRLVVTLLGRMERELAREGRKLGLATMCVGLGQGTALLLEGV, from the coding sequence ATGGCTGAGGCCTTTCTGATTGGCGGCGCCCGCACACCCGTGGGCCGCTACGGCGGCGCCCTCTCCTCCGTCCGGCCGGACGACCTCGCGGCACTCACGGTGCGCGCCGCCGTCGAACGCGCCGGGATTGACCCGGCCACCGTGGACGAGATCATCCTGGGCAACGCCAACGGCGCGGGCGAGGAAAACCGCAACGTCGCCCGGATGGCCTGGCTGCTCAACGGCTACCCGGACAGCGTTCCGGGCATCACCGTCAACCGCCTGTGCGCCTCCGGACTGTCCGCCATCATCATGGCGAGCCACATGGTCAAAGCCGGCGCCGCGGACATCGTCGTCGCCGGCGGGGTTGAGTCCATGAGCCGTGCCCCGTGGGTCATGGAAAAACCGGCCACGGCCTTTGCCAAGCCCGGCGCGGTCTTCGACACCTCCATCGGCTGGCGGTTCACCAACCCCGCGTTCCTGTCCGGGCCGCACTCCCGCGACGGCAAGGCCGCGTTGTCCATGCCGGAGACCGCCGAGGAAGTCGCCCGGGTGTTCGGCACGTCCCGGGACGACTGTGACGCCTTTGCCGTCCGCTCCCATGAACGAGCACTTGCCGCGATCGAGGCCGGCCGCTTTGCCGGTGAAATCGTGCCCGTGAGCGTTGCAGGCCGCAAGGGCGCCGTGACCTTTGTGGACACCGACGAAGGCCCCCGGGCCGGAACCACGCTGGACGTGCTCGCCGGACTGCGCCCGGTGGTCAAGGGCGGCTCCGTGGTCACCGCCGGCAACGCCTCCACCCTTAACGACGGCGCGTCCGCCATCATCGTGGCTTCAGAAGCCGCCGTCCAGAAGTACGGCCTGACGCCGCGGGCCCGGATCCTTCAGGGCAACTCGGCCGGGGTGTCTCCGGAGATCATGGGGATCGGCCCCGTTCCTGCGACGCGCAAGGTTTTGGAGCGCGCCGGACTTTCGGTCAGTGATTTAGGTGCCGTTGAACTCAACGAGGCCTTCGCCTCGCAGTCCCTGGCCGTCATGCGGGAGCTCAAGCTGGAGGAAGACATTGTAAATTCCGACGGCGGCGCCATCGCCCTCGGCCACCCGCTCGGCTCCTCCGGGTCCCGGCTCGTGGTGACCCTGCTCGGGCGCATGGAACGTGAACTGGCCCGGGAAGGCCGCAAGCTCGGCCTCGCGACGATGTGCGTCGGCCTCGGCCAGGGCACCGCCCTCCTGCTGGAAGGCGTGTGA
- a CDS encoding enoyl-CoA hydratase/isomerase family protein, translating into MTAAVNDAGTALDASAFVTLQVEEREDRLAVRLNRPEVRNAIDAAMGTELHAVCAHLEATPKILILSGTPADPATGAKAIFASGADIAQLRERRRDDALLGINSGVFDRIAKLPMPVIAALDGYALGGGAELAYAADFRIGTAGLRMGNPETGLGIMAAAGATWRLRELVGEPLAKEILFAGRTLTGDECLSAGLITELVDPEHLLDAAHALADRIARQDPLAVRVTKAVFHSPREIHPLIDNLAQGLLFESAEKFDRMQQFLDRKKQQ; encoded by the coding sequence ATGACAGCGGCAGTGAACGACGCCGGGACGGCTTTGGATGCCTCGGCTTTCGTGACGCTGCAGGTCGAGGAACGCGAGGACCGCTTGGCGGTCCGGCTGAACCGCCCCGAGGTGCGCAACGCCATCGACGCCGCCATGGGGACCGAACTGCACGCCGTCTGCGCCCACCTTGAGGCGACCCCCAAAATCCTCATCCTCTCGGGCACGCCAGCGGATCCGGCGACCGGAGCAAAGGCCATCTTCGCCTCCGGTGCGGATATCGCCCAACTTCGCGAACGCCGTCGGGATGACGCCCTGTTGGGAATCAACTCCGGGGTGTTTGACCGGATCGCGAAGCTTCCCATGCCCGTGATCGCGGCCTTGGACGGCTACGCCCTCGGTGGGGGCGCCGAACTCGCCTACGCCGCCGATTTCCGGATCGGGACCGCCGGCCTGCGCATGGGGAACCCGGAAACCGGGCTGGGCATCATGGCCGCTGCCGGGGCAACCTGGCGGCTTCGCGAGCTCGTCGGGGAACCCTTGGCCAAGGAAATTCTCTTCGCCGGACGCACGCTGACAGGCGACGAATGCCTCAGCGCGGGTCTGATCACAGAACTCGTTGACCCTGAGCATCTCCTCGATGCGGCCCATGCCCTGGCCGACCGCATCGCCCGGCAGGACCCCCTCGCAGTTCGCGTGACGAAGGCTGTGTTCCACAGTCCGCGCGAAATCCACCCACTCATCGACAACCTTGCCCAGGGCCTGCTCTTCGAATCAGCAGAGAAATTCGACCGCATGCAGCAGTTCCTGGACAGGAAGAAGCAGCAATGA
- a CDS encoding 3-hydroxyacyl-CoA dehydrogenase family protein, with protein MTNTNEASSSNPAGLLPATIGVLGGGRMGAGIAHAFLLNGSKVIVVERDDDSARGARERVAASVAASFDRGAVSGDRGEVLTRFETSTEYASFASCDLVVEAVPEDARLKATALSTVAEHLSPHAFLATNTSSLSVSRLAEALPKPESFLGLHFFNPVPASTLIEVVVGEKTAEETLTAAKQWVLGLGKTAVVVKDAPGFASSRLGVAIALEAMRMIEEGVASAEDIDNAMVLGYKHPVGPLRTTDIVGLDVRLGIAEYLQSTLGERFAPPQILRDKVAAGELGRKTGQGFYDWN; from the coding sequence ATGACGAACACCAACGAAGCATCCTCGAGCAACCCTGCCGGGCTCCTGCCGGCCACCATCGGCGTACTGGGCGGCGGCCGCATGGGCGCCGGCATCGCCCATGCCTTCCTCCTTAATGGCTCGAAAGTCATCGTCGTCGAACGCGACGATGACTCCGCCCGTGGCGCCCGGGAGCGGGTCGCCGCATCCGTTGCGGCATCGTTTGACCGCGGTGCCGTCTCCGGCGACCGCGGCGAAGTCCTGACGAGGTTCGAAACGAGTACCGAATACGCCTCCTTCGCTTCCTGCGACCTCGTCGTCGAGGCAGTTCCCGAGGACGCAAGGCTGAAGGCAACAGCACTCAGCACCGTGGCGGAACACCTTTCCCCGCACGCCTTTCTGGCGACCAACACGTCGTCCCTCTCGGTCAGCAGGCTCGCCGAGGCGCTGCCCAAGCCTGAGTCATTCCTGGGCCTGCATTTCTTCAACCCTGTCCCCGCCTCCACGCTCATCGAGGTGGTCGTGGGTGAAAAGACCGCCGAAGAGACTCTCACCGCAGCAAAACAGTGGGTGTTGGGACTGGGTAAAACCGCCGTGGTAGTCAAGGACGCGCCCGGCTTCGCTTCTTCCCGACTTGGCGTCGCGATCGCACTGGAGGCGATGCGGATGATCGAAGAGGGAGTGGCCAGCGCCGAGGACATCGACAACGCCATGGTCCTGGGCTACAAGCACCCGGTAGGGCCGCTCCGGACCACCGACATCGTTGGACTCGACGTGCGCCTCGGCATCGCCGAATACCTGCAGTCAACCCTGGGCGAGCGCTTCGCACCTCCCCAGATCCTTCGTGACAAGGTCGCTGCCGGTGAGCTCGGACGCAAGACCGGCCAGGGATTCTACGACTGGAACTGA
- a CDS encoding acyl-CoA dehydrogenase family protein, producing MSDISDLIDFDSLLTAEERALRDSVRSFVDSEVKPNIAGWYERAHFPLEIVPELAKLGLLGMHLTGYGCAGRSAVDYGLAGAELEAGDSGLRTVVSVQGSLAMSAIYKHGSEEQKQEWLPAMAAGEAIGCFALTEPTAGSDPGSMTTFARRDGSDWVLNGAKRWIGLASVAQVAIIWARTDEGVRGFVVPTSAPGFTATPIGPKLSMRSSIQCDIELTDVRLPESAVLPDVVGLKGPFSCLNEARYGIIWGAMGAARDSFEAALDYSKGRMQFDKLLAGYQLTQQKLVDMALEINKGFLLALHLGRKKDAGTLQPEQISFGKLNNCREAIKIAREARTILGGNGITLDYSPLRHANNLESVRTYEGTDEIHTLILGQKLTGVPAFR from the coding sequence ATGTCTGATATCAGCGATCTGATCGATTTTGATTCCCTGCTCACCGCAGAAGAGCGTGCCCTGCGCGATTCCGTGCGGTCCTTCGTCGACAGCGAAGTCAAGCCGAACATCGCCGGCTGGTATGAAAGGGCCCACTTCCCACTGGAGATCGTCCCGGAACTGGCCAAGCTGGGCCTGCTGGGTATGCATTTGACAGGCTACGGCTGTGCCGGCCGTTCCGCCGTGGACTACGGCCTGGCCGGAGCGGAGCTGGAAGCCGGGGACTCGGGGCTGCGGACTGTTGTTTCCGTGCAGGGATCGCTGGCCATGAGCGCGATCTACAAGCACGGTTCCGAGGAACAGAAGCAGGAATGGCTGCCGGCAATGGCTGCCGGCGAGGCGATCGGCTGTTTCGCCCTGACCGAGCCCACTGCGGGCTCGGACCCGGGCAGTATGACGACGTTCGCCCGCCGCGACGGCAGCGACTGGGTACTCAACGGCGCCAAGCGCTGGATCGGGCTGGCCTCCGTGGCCCAGGTCGCGATCATCTGGGCCCGGACCGACGAAGGCGTGCGCGGCTTCGTGGTGCCCACCTCGGCCCCGGGGTTCACCGCCACCCCGATCGGACCGAAGCTGTCCATGCGCTCGTCCATCCAGTGCGATATCGAACTCACCGATGTCCGCCTGCCCGAATCCGCGGTGCTGCCCGACGTCGTCGGACTCAAAGGCCCTTTCTCCTGCCTGAACGAGGCCCGCTACGGGATCATCTGGGGCGCCATGGGCGCGGCCCGCGACTCATTCGAGGCCGCCCTCGACTATTCCAAGGGACGGATGCAGTTCGACAAACTCCTGGCCGGATACCAACTGACTCAGCAAAAGCTGGTGGACATGGCCTTGGAGATCAACAAGGGCTTCCTGCTCGCCCTGCACCTGGGCCGCAAGAAGGACGCGGGCACGCTGCAGCCGGAGCAGATCTCGTTCGGCAAACTGAACAATTGCCGCGAGGCCATCAAAATTGCCCGGGAGGCCCGCACTATCCTCGGCGGCAATGGCATCACGCTGGACTACTCGCCGCTGCGGCACGCGAACAACCTGGAATCCGTGCGCACCTACGAGGGCACCGACGAAATCCACACCCTCATCCTGGGCCAAAAACTCACCGGCGTCCCTGCCTTCCGATAA
- a CDS encoding MFS transporter produces MSKVTTRQAMPETMTPPGQESRAKAWGLTSVLVLLYTVNYSDKILLGLVAQPLKEEFGLTSAQIGLTASVFFLAFSAGGFFAGLINKWATLKWSLMALAVIWAACMVPMIVAGSFVVLLVSRFLLGLTEGPSGALIHTALYSWHPMEKRSMPGAFIASSSSLAKIAVAPALAFLIVQFGWHSAFVAMLVVGLGWCVLWYFTWRPGPYGEVRMSIAKGSANTKTSVPAVPWMSIFRTGTFLGALAAVIPMYALLTVVLTWLPSYFEVGLGFTRLQAGAMFGFPSMAAMLAMFGSTYLSDRFMSRGVSSRIMRGIVPAAGLLVCGASMAVLPYIGTPNIVVAVVSLGYGIGCILAPIMNAAISQICPKNQVAGSLGMFLALMAIGGIVAPPLTGMIVDQAVSPAVGYAQSFQTFGIVAIVGAILAMILVNPDRDSVRVMAQLQTAA; encoded by the coding sequence ATGTCCAAAGTCACCACACGGCAAGCAATGCCAGAAACGATGACGCCGCCGGGTCAAGAGTCACGCGCAAAAGCATGGGGCCTGACATCAGTATTGGTTTTGCTGTACACCGTTAACTACAGCGACAAGATCCTGCTCGGACTTGTCGCCCAACCCCTCAAGGAGGAATTCGGGCTCACATCAGCTCAAATCGGGCTGACCGCCAGCGTGTTCTTCCTCGCGTTCTCGGCCGGGGGGTTCTTTGCCGGACTCATCAACAAGTGGGCCACTCTTAAGTGGTCCCTGATGGCATTGGCCGTCATTTGGGCGGCCTGCATGGTCCCCATGATCGTCGCCGGCAGTTTCGTGGTTCTCCTGGTCAGCCGCTTCCTGCTCGGCCTGACAGAGGGTCCATCCGGCGCCCTCATCCATACGGCTTTGTATTCATGGCATCCCATGGAGAAGCGCTCCATGCCCGGAGCGTTCATCGCCTCTTCAAGTTCGCTGGCAAAGATCGCAGTTGCACCGGCGTTGGCCTTCCTCATCGTGCAATTCGGCTGGCATTCCGCCTTCGTCGCCATGCTGGTCGTTGGCCTGGGCTGGTGCGTGCTCTGGTACTTCACTTGGCGGCCGGGACCCTATGGCGAAGTCCGCATGTCAATTGCCAAGGGTTCGGCCAATACCAAGACGTCAGTTCCAGCTGTTCCGTGGATGTCGATCTTCCGTACGGGGACTTTCCTGGGTGCGCTTGCAGCTGTAATCCCCATGTACGCGCTGCTGACCGTTGTACTCACCTGGTTGCCCTCGTACTTCGAAGTCGGACTCGGTTTCACACGCCTCCAGGCTGGAGCCATGTTCGGTTTCCCCAGCATGGCGGCAATGCTCGCAATGTTCGGCAGTACGTACCTCAGTGATCGATTCATGAGCCGGGGCGTGAGCTCGAGGATCATGAGGGGAATCGTCCCGGCGGCAGGCCTTCTTGTGTGCGGCGCGTCGATGGCAGTGCTGCCCTACATCGGCACGCCTAACATCGTCGTGGCAGTTGTCTCTCTCGGCTACGGAATCGGCTGCATCCTCGCTCCGATCATGAACGCGGCCATTTCACAGATCTGTCCCAAGAACCAAGTGGCGGGTTCACTGGGCATGTTTCTTGCCTTGATGGCCATTGGCGGCATCGTCGCTCCGCCATTGACCGGGATGATCGTGGACCAGGCGGTTTCACCCGCCGTCGGATATGCACAATCCTTCCAAACATTCGGCATTGTTGCGATCGTCGGCGCGATTTTGGCCATGATCCTGGTGAACCCCGACCGTGACTCGGTACGGGTGATGGCACAGCTTCAAACTGCTGCCTGA
- a CDS encoding MFS transporter, which yields MPTAVARSATTGLMSLGAVLTLATGIGPLLTTGVSALGPLLARDLNLTRLEFGSFAVVACTAAALLSTPLGWAADRFSQRTGILLLHGFGLCAMVTAALSQSMAGLWVSAVLGGAALGLANPLTNGMVALRVEPGRRGVLVGVKQTGVQLIQVFTSLAYPLAATLVSWQAGFLVGAVVTVLSLWAALRYLHVRPQCTAPTSASRNRPRHVKAVGLAWLVAYAFLSGVQYQTLATYLPLFAFEGLHLRPEIAAVCGVVLGVSGLVSRLVWGRLTERFRAPGVPLALIAVFSAVAVGLVAGSSLWGTQVLMWTGTALYGLSGTAAMVILLTVVMRQVPGSQAGAATGRISMGLFAGFAAGPVLFGLLADQWGYSAGWVSLLAASVMMILAPLGLRRLAVPDQPKEEVHVSGQTATDLRQAVT from the coding sequence GTGCCTACCGCTGTTGCAAGATCCGCCACCACGGGCCTGATGAGCCTCGGCGCGGTCCTGACCCTGGCCACGGGGATCGGCCCGCTACTCACCACGGGAGTGAGCGCCCTGGGTCCCTTGCTGGCACGGGACCTCAACCTGACGCGCCTGGAGTTCGGCTCCTTCGCCGTGGTGGCTTGTACCGCCGCCGCGCTCCTGTCCACGCCGCTCGGCTGGGCCGCCGACCGGTTTTCTCAACGCACGGGCATCCTGTTGCTCCACGGCTTCGGGCTGTGCGCCATGGTCACGGCGGCCCTGTCGCAGTCCATGGCCGGCCTGTGGGTCAGTGCCGTCTTAGGCGGAGCGGCCCTTGGCCTGGCCAATCCGCTGACCAATGGCATGGTGGCTTTGCGGGTTGAGCCGGGCCGCCGGGGCGTGCTGGTGGGCGTGAAACAAACCGGCGTCCAGCTCATCCAGGTGTTCACCAGCCTGGCCTACCCGCTGGCTGCCACGCTGGTGTCCTGGCAGGCAGGGTTCCTGGTGGGCGCCGTGGTCACCGTACTGTCGCTCTGGGCGGCCCTGCGCTACCTCCACGTCCGTCCCCAATGCACCGCTCCAACAAGCGCGTCCCGGAACCGGCCGCGCCACGTCAAGGCGGTCGGACTCGCGTGGCTCGTGGCCTACGCCTTCCTCTCCGGCGTCCAGTACCAGACCTTGGCCACTTACCTGCCGCTCTTCGCCTTCGAGGGCCTCCACCTGCGGCCCGAAATCGCCGCCGTGTGCGGTGTGGTGCTGGGGGTGAGCGGCCTGGTGTCACGGTTGGTCTGGGGCCGGCTGACGGAGCGGTTCAGGGCCCCCGGGGTGCCGCTGGCTTTGATTGCGGTCTTCAGCGCCGTGGCCGTAGGGCTGGTAGCCGGTTCATCGCTATGGGGAACACAGGTCCTAATGTGGACAGGAACCGCGCTCTATGGTTTGTCCGGAACCGCCGCCATGGTCATCCTGCTCACGGTGGTCATGCGCCAGGTCCCCGGGTCCCAGGCCGGCGCAGCGACGGGACGGATCTCCATGGGGTTGTTCGCCGGCTTCGCCGCAGGTCCGGTACTTTTCGGACTGCTGGCCGACCAGTGGGGCTATTCCGCCGGTTGGGTGAGCCTGCTGGCCGCAAGCGTCATGATGATCCTGGCACCGCTTGGCCTGCGCAGGCTGGCTGTTCCCGATCAACCCAAAGAAGAAGTACACGTGAGCGGGCAGACCGCCACGGATCTACGGCAGGCTGTTACCTGA
- a CDS encoding histidine phosphatase family protein yields the protein MSVLYLVRHGQASFGTEDYDRLSTRGKDQSQALGTYLMRAGTTPTRIVSGGMKRQRQTTQGLIEAAGWDTTPVVDPRWDEFNASDLLNAYPEEDPSAKTDSRAFQRLLEKASARWASNNHDADYLESFSAFTQRIDTALDDAVEGLGSGRDAVVVSSSGAIAWAAARLVNGGFPQWLALNRVTVNSGVTKIVTGSSGKTMVTFNDHGHLPRSWVTYR from the coding sequence GTGAGTGTTCTCTATTTAGTCCGGCACGGACAAGCATCATTCGGCACCGAGGACTACGACCGGTTGTCAACACGCGGCAAAGACCAGAGTCAAGCCCTCGGCACTTACTTGATGCGGGCTGGTACAACTCCGACCCGCATCGTCAGCGGCGGTATGAAACGCCAGCGCCAGACGACACAGGGACTCATCGAGGCTGCCGGCTGGGACACGACACCCGTCGTCGATCCGCGCTGGGACGAATTCAATGCATCCGACCTGCTGAACGCCTATCCGGAGGAAGACCCCAGCGCCAAAACCGACTCGCGGGCCTTCCAGCGACTGCTCGAGAAAGCCTCTGCCCGCTGGGCCTCCAACAACCACGACGCCGACTACCTGGAGTCTTTCTCTGCGTTCACCCAGCGGATCGACACCGCCCTCGACGACGCAGTCGAAGGGCTCGGATCGGGTCGGGACGCGGTGGTCGTCTCGAGCTCAGGCGCCATTGCCTGGGCAGCGGCCCGGCTTGTCAACGGCGGCTTCCCGCAATGGCTCGCACTCAACCGGGTCACCGTAAATTCCGGTGTCACCAAGATCGTCACCGGTTCATCCGGGAAGACGATGGTGACATTCAACGACCATGGCCATCTTCCCCGCTCCTGGGTCACGTACCGCTAG
- a CDS encoding SDR family NAD(P)-dependent oxidoreductase, with protein sequence MTEQQRTALVTGAGRGIGAEIARRLASDGFNIAAIDLDQAGLEALTAELTAAGHRAIGIVADISDETAVEAAVASTADELGPPLVVVNNAGIIRDNMLFKMTVSDWDLVMNVHLRGSFLVARAAQKHMVEAKWGRIVNLSSTSALGNRGQANYSAAKAGLQGFTKTLALELGPFGVTANAIAPGFIETEMTASTAERTGITFADFTAKAAAAIPVRRTGKPVDIANAVSFFASENAGFVSGQVLYVAGGPKA encoded by the coding sequence ATGACTGAACAACAACGCACGGCGCTGGTCACTGGAGCAGGACGCGGCATCGGCGCCGAAATTGCCCGGCGCCTAGCGTCCGACGGATTCAACATCGCAGCGATCGACCTCGACCAGGCCGGGCTTGAAGCTCTCACCGCCGAGCTGACCGCAGCCGGCCACCGGGCCATTGGCATCGTCGCGGACATCTCGGACGAGACCGCCGTCGAGGCCGCCGTCGCCAGCACCGCAGACGAGCTGGGCCCTCCGCTCGTGGTGGTCAACAACGCAGGCATCATCCGAGACAACATGCTCTTCAAGATGACAGTCTCCGACTGGGACCTGGTCATGAACGTGCACCTGCGCGGATCCTTCCTCGTCGCCCGGGCCGCCCAGAAGCACATGGTCGAGGCCAAGTGGGGCCGCATCGTCAACCTCTCCAGCACCTCGGCCCTTGGCAACCGCGGCCAGGCCAACTACTCGGCGGCCAAGGCCGGGCTGCAGGGCTTCACCAAGACCCTTGCCCTGGAACTGGGCCCCTTCGGCGTGACCGCCAACGCGATCGCCCCCGGCTTCATCGAAACCGAGATGACCGCCTCCACGGCCGAGCGCACGGGCATCACCTTCGCGGACTTCACTGCCAAGGCAGCCGCGGCGATTCCGGTACGCCGCACCGGAAAGCCCGTGGACATCGCCAACGCCGTGTCCTTCTTCGCCTCCGAGAACGCCGGGTTCGTTTCCGGCCAGGTGCTGTACGTGGCAGGTGGCCCGAAGGCATGA
- a CDS encoding MaoC family dehydratase, with protein MRIFNGIDDFAQYVGEEIGVTEWRTITQEDINAFAKVTNDHQWIHVDTERAASGPFGTTLVHGYLTLSLVSGFLFDTYRIDGLSMGVNYGSNKVRYPAPVLVGSRVRGRIKLVALDRGDNWAHSTVQVTVEQELNGEAKKPGCVAEVVSRLYQAPAA; from the coding sequence ATGAGGATCTTCAACGGCATCGACGACTTCGCACAGTATGTGGGTGAGGAAATCGGCGTCACCGAATGGCGCACCATCACCCAGGAAGACATCAATGCCTTCGCCAAGGTGACCAACGACCACCAGTGGATCCACGTCGACACCGAGCGTGCGGCCTCGGGTCCGTTTGGCACCACGCTCGTGCATGGTTACCTGACGCTCTCGCTGGTCTCCGGTTTCCTTTTCGATACGTACCGCATCGACGGGCTGTCCATGGGCGTGAATTACGGATCGAACAAGGTCCGTTACCCGGCCCCGGTCTTGGTCGGCTCGCGCGTACGTGGCCGGATCAAACTGGTGGCGCTTGACCGCGGGGACAACTGGGCACATTCAACGGTCCAGGTCACCGTCGAACAGGAGCTCAACGGGGAGGCGAAGAAGCCAGGCTGTGTCGCCGAGGTCGTCTCCCGGCTCTACCAGGCCCCGGCCGCCTGA
- a CDS encoding acetyl-CoA C-acyltransferase, with the protein MTRAAIVATARTPIGKAHRGAFNNTSAPELAGHAIAAALAKTGLDPTLVEDVIMGAAAQQGTQSFNVARQGALRAGLPVTVPGQTIDRQCSSGLMAVATAAKQILVDSMAVTVGGGVESISLVQNEHLNKYRSRDPWLEANHPGTYMSMLRTAELVAERYGISREAQDRMSALSQQRAAHAQVSGLFDDEITPIRVTTLRTDKETGEVTEFEQLVSRDEGVRAGTTAVTLAGLRTVLQPGEFTAHPTVSAGNASQLSDGASANVLMNSDYAASLGLEPLGYYCGIAVSGCEPDEMGIGPVTAIPKLLKLHGLGVEDIGLWELNEAFASQAVYCRDFLGIDPEKLNVNGGAIALGHPYGMTGSRAVGSALLEARRRDQQFVVVSMCVGGGMGAAGLFEVAR; encoded by the coding sequence ATGACCAGAGCAGCCATTGTTGCCACCGCCCGTACCCCCATTGGCAAGGCGCACCGCGGGGCCTTCAACAACACTTCGGCTCCCGAGCTGGCCGGGCACGCGATTGCTGCGGCACTGGCCAAGACTGGGCTCGACCCGACACTGGTCGAGGACGTCATCATGGGTGCCGCCGCGCAACAGGGGACGCAAAGTTTCAACGTCGCCCGCCAAGGCGCGCTGCGCGCCGGGCTGCCGGTGACGGTTCCCGGGCAGACCATCGATAGGCAATGTTCCTCCGGCCTGATGGCGGTCGCGACCGCGGCCAAGCAGATTCTCGTCGACTCCATGGCGGTGACCGTGGGCGGCGGAGTCGAGTCCATCTCGCTGGTGCAGAACGAACACCTCAACAAATACCGCAGTAGGGATCCGTGGCTTGAGGCCAACCACCCCGGCACTTACATGTCGATGTTACGGACGGCTGAACTCGTGGCCGAGCGCTACGGCATCAGCCGCGAGGCGCAGGACCGGATGAGCGCGCTGTCCCAGCAGCGGGCGGCGCACGCCCAGGTGAGCGGCCTATTTGACGACGAGATCACGCCTATCCGCGTGACCACGTTGCGGACCGACAAGGAAACCGGCGAGGTCACGGAGTTCGAGCAGCTGGTGTCTCGGGACGAGGGCGTGCGAGCCGGCACCACCGCTGTTACCCTGGCAGGGCTCCGCACGGTCCTGCAGCCCGGGGAATTCACCGCGCATCCGACGGTGAGCGCTGGCAATGCCTCGCAGCTCTCCGACGGAGCCTCCGCCAACGTCCTGATGAACAGCGACTATGCGGCGTCATTGGGCCTGGAGCCGCTGGGCTACTATTGCGGCATCGCCGTCAGCGGGTGCGAGCCCGACGAAATGGGGATCGGTCCGGTCACTGCCATCCCGAAGCTCCTAAAGCTCCACGGGCTGGGCGTTGAGGACATCGGGCTGTGGGAGCTGAACGAGGCCTTCGCGTCGCAGGCCGTCTACTGCCGGGACTTCCTGGGGATCGACCCCGAGAAGCTGAATGTCAACGGCGGCGCGATCGCCCTGGGCCACCCGTACGGGATGACGGGCTCGCGGGCCGTGGGCAGCGCTCTGCTCGAGGCGCGGCGCCGCGACCAACAATTCGTCGTGGTTTCAATGTGTGTCGGCGGCGGCATGGGGGCCGCGGGTCTCTTCGAAGTCGCACGCTAG
- a CDS encoding type II toxin-antitoxin system death-on-curing family toxin → MTEYLQIEDALQVVDRYGFHIRDIGLLASALARPSTTVMGVEAYPQLAMKAAALMESVARFHALIDGNKRTAWTLMVLMLWINGCRHDFGSDEAFDLVVGVAAGDVSLEDSAGMIGSHLVKR, encoded by the coding sequence GTGACGGAGTATCTCCAGATTGAGGACGCGTTACAGGTCGTTGACCGGTACGGGTTTCATATCCGCGATATCGGCCTCCTGGCTTCGGCTCTGGCCCGTCCGTCAACGACGGTCATGGGTGTGGAAGCATATCCGCAGTTGGCGATGAAGGCGGCGGCTCTCATGGAGTCTGTGGCGCGATTCCACGCGTTGATCGATGGCAACAAGCGAACTGCGTGGACGCTCATGGTTTTGATGCTGTGGATCAACGGGTGCCGGCATGACTTCGGCAGTGATGAGGCGTTTGATCTCGTCGTGGGAGTGGCCGCCGGCGACGTCTCGTTGGAGGACAGTGCGGGGATGATTGGCTCGCATCTTGTGAAGCGATGA
- a CDS encoding ribbon-helix-helix protein, CopG family translates to MAMNLRVPEDLDRRLDQLAAEEHTSKSALLLQGAELVLQRHRRRREISEGLDFVMSNDAELLTRLEDA, encoded by the coding sequence ATGGCTATGAATTTGCGTGTCCCCGAGGATCTGGATCGTCGTTTGGACCAGCTGGCGGCCGAGGAACACACCTCGAAGTCTGCGTTGCTGCTTCAGGGTGCGGAGCTTGTGCTGCAGCGCCACCGGCGCCGTCGCGAGATCAGCGAGGGTCTGGACTTCGTGATGAGCAATGACGCTGAGCTCCTGACGCGTCTTGAGGACGCGTGA